One genomic window of Cricetulus griseus strain 17A/GY chromosome 3, alternate assembly CriGri-PICRH-1.0, whole genome shotgun sequence includes the following:
- the Snx32 gene encoding LOW QUALITY PROTEIN: sorting nexin-32 isoform X2 (The sequence of the model RefSeq protein was modified relative to this genomic sequence to represent the inferred CDS: inserted 4 bases in 2 codons; deleted 1 base in 1 codon; substituted 6 bases at 6 genomic stop codons), translating into MLLDLQGDSSLQVEISDAVSEWDKVKFTVQTKSGLPHFAHLEFSVVRQHKEFIWLHDTYVGNEEYAGLILRRDSPTPPRPDFEASRAKLQKLGEDNSSTTQEEFAKMKQELEAXYLAIFKKTVAMHEVFLQHLAAHPVLHQDHFFVFLEFSQSQALSVXEKNRKEVLGGFLRSIVKSANEVLITGITGLKVTFCLGQGKPLDHHTRIXGTCQRANRVMHSRKCLADELCTAALSSLGTREVSQLKRSFLNLAELFKXLRKLEGRVISDEHLKLSACXDTTMQDSQAARMRGPAVQVLQTLADSENANKALDKACKRSRXVQPAESHQKLCCQRFEHLSDFAKQELMDXRSNRVSSFSFEWAELELKQAKVSTHCPFLHVLSCCSHLLXPIKGGGRGDGEAAVYSQA; encoded by the exons ATGCTGCTGGATCTGCAGGGAGACAGCTCCTTACAGGTGGAGATTTCTGATGCAGTGAGTGAGTGGGACAAGGTGAAGTTCACTGTTCAAACCAAG AGTGGTCTCCCTCACTTTGCTCATCTGGAA TTCTCAGTGGTTCGGCAGCACAAAGAATTCATCTGGCTACATGACACCTATGTGGGAAACGAGGAGTATGCTGGCCTCATCTTGAGGAGGG attcccccacccctcccaggcCAGACTTTGAGGCTTCAAGGGCAAAGCTGCAGAAGTTGGGTGAGGACAACAGCTCCACCACCCAGGAAGAGTTTGCCAAGATGAAGCAGGAGCTAGAAGCATGA TACTTGGCCATCTTTAAGAAGACTGTTGCAATGCATGAAGTCTTCCTACAGCACCTGGCAGCCCATCCTGTCTTGCATCAGGATCACTTCTTTGTCTTCTTAGAATTCagccagagccaggca CTGAGTGTTTGAGAGAAGAACAGAAAGGAGGTCTTGGGAGGTTTCCTGAGAAGCATTGTCAAATCTGCAAATGAAGTCCTCATCACCGGCATAACAGGGCTCAAGGTGACCTTCTGCCTGGGGCAGGGGAAGCCACTG GACCACCACACCCGAATCTGAGGCACCTGCCAGAGGGCCAACCGAGTTATGCACTCCCGCAAGT GCCTGGCAGATGAACTCTGTACTGCTGCTCTGAGCAGTCTTGGAACCAGGGAAGTCAGCCAGCTGAAGAG GAGCTTTCTGAACCTGGCAGAGCTCTTTAAATGACTGAGA AAGCTGGAAGGCAGGGTAATCTCTGATGAGCACCTGAAGCTATCTGCATGCTGAGATACTACAATGCAAGACTCCCAGGCAGCCAGGATGAGAG GACCTGCTGTGCAGGTGCTTCAGACACTGGCTGACAGTGAGAATGCTAACAAGGCATTGGACAAAGCTTGCAAAAGGAGCCGGTAAGTGCAGCCAGCAGAAAGCCACCAGAAGCTGTGCTGCCAGCGCTTTGAACACCTCTCTGATTTTGCCAAGCAGG AGCTCATGGA CAGGTCCAACAGGGTCTCCTCTTTCTCATTTGAGTGGGCAGAGCTGGAGCTCAAACAAGCCAAGGTGAGCACTCACTGCCCCTTTCTCCATGTGCTCTCATGCTGCTCCCACCTTCT CCCCATTAAGGGGGGGGGGCGTGGTGATGGCGAGGCAGCAGTGTACAGCCAGGCTTAA
- the Cfl1 gene encoding cofilin-1 translates to MASGVAVSDGVIKVFNDMKVRKSSTPEEVKKRKKAVLFCLSEDKKNIILEEGKEILVGDVGQTVDDPYTTFVKMLPDKDCRYALYDATYETKESKKEDLVFIFWAPESAPLKSKMIYASSKDAIKKKLTGIKHELQANCYEEVKDRCTLAEKLGGSAVISLEGKPL, encoded by the exons ATG GCCTCTGGTGTGGCTGTCTCTGATGGTGTCATCAAAGTGTTCAATGATATGAAGGTGCGCAAGTCTTCAACGCCAGAAGAAGTGAAGAAGCGCAAGAAGGCAGTGCTCTTCTGCCTGAGTGAGGACAAGAAGAACATCATCCTGGAGGAGGGCAAGGAGATCCTGGTGGGAGACGTGGGGCAGACTGTGGACGACCCCTACACCACTTTTGTCAAGATGCTGCCCGACAAGGACTGCCGCTATGCTCTCTACGACGCAACCTATGAGACCAAGGAGAGCAAGAAGGAGGACCTGGTGTTCATCTTCTG GGCCCCTGAGAGTGCACCCCTTAAGAGCAAAATGATCTATGCCAGCTCCAAGGATGCCATCAAGAAGAAGCTGACAG GAATCAAGCACGAATTACAAGCAAACTGCTACGAGGAGGTCAAGGACCGCTGCACCCTGGCAGAAAAACTAGGTGGCAGCGCCGTCATCTCTCTGGAGGGCAAGCCTTTGTGA
- the Mus81 gene encoding crossover junction endonuclease MUS81 isoform X4: MAARIRLGRKRPLPVCPNPLFVRWLTEWRDEAASRGRHTRFVFQKALRSLRRYPLPLRSGKEAKILQHFGDRLCRMLDERLKQHLASGGDHDPNLPSGEKNQADEEPPAQVQGSSLPVPTQPQAGSAGGYWPAQNSGAREVLLQLYREHLKNPDGHSFLTKEELLQKCAQKAPRIAPGSSRPWPALRGLLQRNLVLRTHRPSRYALTPEGLELAQNLAKSEGLSTLNIAIRPEEPHGEESAAPEATLSEPGTSEGVVQQPPLELRPGEYRVLLCVDTGETRGSGHRPEMLRELQRLHVPHTVRKLHVGDFVWVVQETRPRDPATPGELVLDHIVERKRLDDLCSSIIDGRFREQKFRLKRCGLGHRIYLVEEHGSVHHLSLPESTLLQAITNTQVIDGFFVKRTMDIKESAGYLALLTKGLERLYQGHTLRSRPWKTPGDAESGARPSTNPLCSLLTFSDFNAEAVKNKAQSVREVFARQLMQVHGLSGEKAAALVDRYSTPASLLAAYDACATPKEQEMLLSSIKCGRLQRNLGPALSRTLYQLYCSHSPLT; encoded by the exons ATGGCGGCACGGATCCGCTTGGGCCGGAAGCGCCCACTGCCGGTTTGCCCCAACCCGCTCTTCGTTCGTTGGCTGACCGAGTGGCGGGACGAGGcagccagcagagggcgccaCACGcgctttgtttttcaaaag GCACTGCGCTCCCTCCGACGGTACCCGCTACCTCTGCGCAGCGGGAAGGAAGCCAAGATCCTTCAGCACTTCGGAGACAGGCTCTGCCGGATGCTGGACGAGCGACTGAAGCAGCATCTAGCATCAGGCG GTGACCATGACCCCAACCTACCATCTGGAGAGAAGAATCAAGCAGATGAAGAGCCACCTGCTCAAGTCCAGGGCTCTTCCCTGCCG GTTCCCACCCAGCCTCAAGCAGGAAGTGCTGGTGGCTATTGGCCAGCACAGAACTCAGGTGCCCGTGAGGTCCTGCTGCAACTCTACAGGGAGCACCTG AAGAACCCTGATGGCCACAGCTTCCTAACCAAGGAGGAGCTGCTGCAGAAATGTGCCCAGAAGGCCCCCCGG ATAGCTCCTGGAAGTTCCAGACCCTGGCCTGCCCTCCGAGGTCTACTCCAGAGAAACCTAGTCCTCAGAACACATCGGCCATCCAG GTATGCACTGACACCAGAGGGCCTAGAGCTGGCCCAAAACCTGGCCAAGTCAGAAGGCCTGAGCACACTGAACATTGCCATTAGGCCAGAGGAGCCCCATGGAGAGGAGTCAGCAGCCCCAGAAGCCACCTTGTCAGAACC TGGCACCAGTGAAGGTGTTGTCCAGCAGCCACCACTGGAGCTGAGGCCTGGCGAGTACAGAGTGCTGTTGTGTGTGGACACTGGAGAAACCAGAGG GTCGGGACACAGGCCAGAAATGCTCCGAGAGTTACAGCGGCTGCATGTGCCTCACACAGTACGAAAGCTGCATGTTGGTGACTTCGTGTGGGTAGTGCAGGAGACCAGGCCCAGAGACCCAG CAACACCTGGGGAGTTAGTCTTGGACCACATTGTGGAACGCAAGCGGCTAGATGACCTGTGCAGCAGCATCATTGACGGCCGATTTCGGGAGCAGAAG TTCCGCCTGAAGCGCTGTGGCCTGGGGCACCGGATATACTTGGTGGAGGAACATGGGTCTGTCCACCACCTCAGCCTTCCTGAGAGTACATTGCTGCAGGCTATCACAAACACCCAG GTCATTGATGGTTTCTTTGTGAAGCGTACCATGGATATTAAAGAGTCAGCTGGCTACCTGGCCCTTTTGACAAAGGGCCTTGAAAGACTATATCAG GGCCATACCCTACGCAGCCGCCCCTGGAAAACCCCAGGGGATGCTGAATCAGGAGCAAGGCCTTCTACAAaccctctctgctcactcctcaCCTTCAGTGACTTCAATGCAGAAGCTGTCAAGAACAAG GCCCAGTCTGTACGGGAAGTATTCGCCCGGCAGCTGATGCAGGTTCATGGACTGAGTGGGGAGAAGGCAGCAGCCCTGGTGGATCGGTACAGCACACCTGCCAG TCTCCTGGCTGCCTATGATGCCTGTGCCACCCCTAAAGAGCAGGAGATGCTGCTGAGCTCTATCAAGTGTGGGCGTCTACAGAG AAATCTGGGACCTGCTCTGAGCAGGACCCTGTACCAGCTCTACTGCAGCCACAGTCCACTGACCTGA
- the Mus81 gene encoding crossover junction endonuclease MUS81 isoform X6, producing MAARIRLGRKRPLPVCPNPLFVRWLTEWRDEAASRGRHTRFVFQKALRSLRRYPLPLRSGKEAKILQHFGDRLCRMLDERLKQHLASGGDHDPNLPSGEKNQADEEPPAQVQGSSLPVPTQPQAGSAGGYWPAQNSGAREVLLQLYREHLKNPDGHSFLTKEELLQKCAQKAPRIAPGSSRPWPALRGLLQRNLVLRTHRPSRYALTPEGLELAQNLAKSEGLSTLNIAIRPEEPHGEESAAPEATLSEPGTSEGVVQQPPLELRPGEYRVLLCVDTGETRGSGHRPEMLRELQRLHVPHTVRKLHVGDFVWVVQETRPRDPATPGELVLDHIVERKRLDDLCSSIIDGRFREQKFRLKRCGLGHRIYLVEEHGSVHHLSLPESTLLQAITNTQVIDGFFVKRTMDIKESAGYLALLTKGLERLYQAQSVREVFARQLMQVHGLSGEKAAALVDRYSTPASLLAAYDACATPKEQEMLLSSIKCGRLQRNLGPALSRTLYQLYCSHSPLT from the exons ATGGCGGCACGGATCCGCTTGGGCCGGAAGCGCCCACTGCCGGTTTGCCCCAACCCGCTCTTCGTTCGTTGGCTGACCGAGTGGCGGGACGAGGcagccagcagagggcgccaCACGcgctttgtttttcaaaag GCACTGCGCTCCCTCCGACGGTACCCGCTACCTCTGCGCAGCGGGAAGGAAGCCAAGATCCTTCAGCACTTCGGAGACAGGCTCTGCCGGATGCTGGACGAGCGACTGAAGCAGCATCTAGCATCAGGCG GTGACCATGACCCCAACCTACCATCTGGAGAGAAGAATCAAGCAGATGAAGAGCCACCTGCTCAAGTCCAGGGCTCTTCCCTGCCG GTTCCCACCCAGCCTCAAGCAGGAAGTGCTGGTGGCTATTGGCCAGCACAGAACTCAGGTGCCCGTGAGGTCCTGCTGCAACTCTACAGGGAGCACCTG AAGAACCCTGATGGCCACAGCTTCCTAACCAAGGAGGAGCTGCTGCAGAAATGTGCCCAGAAGGCCCCCCGG ATAGCTCCTGGAAGTTCCAGACCCTGGCCTGCCCTCCGAGGTCTACTCCAGAGAAACCTAGTCCTCAGAACACATCGGCCATCCAG GTATGCACTGACACCAGAGGGCCTAGAGCTGGCCCAAAACCTGGCCAAGTCAGAAGGCCTGAGCACACTGAACATTGCCATTAGGCCAGAGGAGCCCCATGGAGAGGAGTCAGCAGCCCCAGAAGCCACCTTGTCAGAACC TGGCACCAGTGAAGGTGTTGTCCAGCAGCCACCACTGGAGCTGAGGCCTGGCGAGTACAGAGTGCTGTTGTGTGTGGACACTGGAGAAACCAGAGG GTCGGGACACAGGCCAGAAATGCTCCGAGAGTTACAGCGGCTGCATGTGCCTCACACAGTACGAAAGCTGCATGTTGGTGACTTCGTGTGGGTAGTGCAGGAGACCAGGCCCAGAGACCCAG CAACACCTGGGGAGTTAGTCTTGGACCACATTGTGGAACGCAAGCGGCTAGATGACCTGTGCAGCAGCATCATTGACGGCCGATTTCGGGAGCAGAAG TTCCGCCTGAAGCGCTGTGGCCTGGGGCACCGGATATACTTGGTGGAGGAACATGGGTCTGTCCACCACCTCAGCCTTCCTGAGAGTACATTGCTGCAGGCTATCACAAACACCCAG GTCATTGATGGTTTCTTTGTGAAGCGTACCATGGATATTAAAGAGTCAGCTGGCTACCTGGCCCTTTTGACAAAGGGCCTTGAAAGACTATATCAG GCCCAGTCTGTACGGGAAGTATTCGCCCGGCAGCTGATGCAGGTTCATGGACTGAGTGGGGAGAAGGCAGCAGCCCTGGTGGATCGGTACAGCACACCTGCCAG TCTCCTGGCTGCCTATGATGCCTGTGCCACCCCTAAAGAGCAGGAGATGCTGCTGAGCTCTATCAAGTGTGGGCGTCTACAGAG AAATCTGGGACCTGCTCTGAGCAGGACCCTGTACCAGCTCTACTGCAGCCACAGTCCACTGACCTGA
- the Mus81 gene encoding crossover junction endonuclease MUS81 isoform X5, with protein sequence MAARIRLGRKRPLPVCPNPLFVRWLTEWRDEAASRGRHTRFVFQKALRSLRRYPLPLRSGKEAKILQHFGDRLCRMLDERLKQHLASGGDHDPNLPSGEKNQADEEPPAQVQGSSLPVPTQPQAGSAGGYWPAQNSGAREVLLQLYREHLNPDGHSFLTKEELLQKCAQKAPRIAPGSSRPWPALRGLLQRNLVLRTHRPSRYALTPEGLELAQNLAKSEGLSTLNIAIRPEEPHGEESAAPEATLSEPGTSEGVVQQPPLELRPGEYRVLLCVDTGETRGSGHRPEMLRELQRLHVPHTVRKLHVGDFVWVVQETRPRDPATPGELVLDHIVERKRLDDLCSSIIDGRFREQKFRLKRCGLGHRIYLVEEHGSVHHLSLPESTLLQAITNTQVIDGFFVKRTMDIKESAGYLALLTKGLERLYQGHTLRSRPWKTPGDAESGARPSTNPLCSLLTFSDFNAEAVKNKAQSVREVFARQLMQVHGLSGEKAAALVDRYSTPASLLAAYDACATPKEQEMLLSSIKCGRLQRNLGPALSRTLYQLYCSHSPLT encoded by the exons ATGGCGGCACGGATCCGCTTGGGCCGGAAGCGCCCACTGCCGGTTTGCCCCAACCCGCTCTTCGTTCGTTGGCTGACCGAGTGGCGGGACGAGGcagccagcagagggcgccaCACGcgctttgtttttcaaaag GCACTGCGCTCCCTCCGACGGTACCCGCTACCTCTGCGCAGCGGGAAGGAAGCCAAGATCCTTCAGCACTTCGGAGACAGGCTCTGCCGGATGCTGGACGAGCGACTGAAGCAGCATCTAGCATCAGGCG GTGACCATGACCCCAACCTACCATCTGGAGAGAAGAATCAAGCAGATGAAGAGCCACCTGCTCAAGTCCAGGGCTCTTCCCTGCCG GTTCCCACCCAGCCTCAAGCAGGAAGTGCTGGTGGCTATTGGCCAGCACAGAACTCAGGTGCCCGTGAGGTCCTGCTGCAACTCTACAGGGAGCACCTG AACCCTGATGGCCACAGCTTCCTAACCAAGGAGGAGCTGCTGCAGAAATGTGCCCAGAAGGCCCCCCGG ATAGCTCCTGGAAGTTCCAGACCCTGGCCTGCCCTCCGAGGTCTACTCCAGAGAAACCTAGTCCTCAGAACACATCGGCCATCCAG GTATGCACTGACACCAGAGGGCCTAGAGCTGGCCCAAAACCTGGCCAAGTCAGAAGGCCTGAGCACACTGAACATTGCCATTAGGCCAGAGGAGCCCCATGGAGAGGAGTCAGCAGCCCCAGAAGCCACCTTGTCAGAACC TGGCACCAGTGAAGGTGTTGTCCAGCAGCCACCACTGGAGCTGAGGCCTGGCGAGTACAGAGTGCTGTTGTGTGTGGACACTGGAGAAACCAGAGG GTCGGGACACAGGCCAGAAATGCTCCGAGAGTTACAGCGGCTGCATGTGCCTCACACAGTACGAAAGCTGCATGTTGGTGACTTCGTGTGGGTAGTGCAGGAGACCAGGCCCAGAGACCCAG CAACACCTGGGGAGTTAGTCTTGGACCACATTGTGGAACGCAAGCGGCTAGATGACCTGTGCAGCAGCATCATTGACGGCCGATTTCGGGAGCAGAAG TTCCGCCTGAAGCGCTGTGGCCTGGGGCACCGGATATACTTGGTGGAGGAACATGGGTCTGTCCACCACCTCAGCCTTCCTGAGAGTACATTGCTGCAGGCTATCACAAACACCCAG GTCATTGATGGTTTCTTTGTGAAGCGTACCATGGATATTAAAGAGTCAGCTGGCTACCTGGCCCTTTTGACAAAGGGCCTTGAAAGACTATATCAG GGCCATACCCTACGCAGCCGCCCCTGGAAAACCCCAGGGGATGCTGAATCAGGAGCAAGGCCTTCTACAAaccctctctgctcactcctcaCCTTCAGTGACTTCAATGCAGAAGCTGTCAAGAACAAG GCCCAGTCTGTACGGGAAGTATTCGCCCGGCAGCTGATGCAGGTTCATGGACTGAGTGGGGAGAAGGCAGCAGCCCTGGTGGATCGGTACAGCACACCTGCCAG TCTCCTGGCTGCCTATGATGCCTGTGCCACCCCTAAAGAGCAGGAGATGCTGCTGAGCTCTATCAAGTGTGGGCGTCTACAGAG AAATCTGGGACCTGCTCTGAGCAGGACCCTGTACCAGCTCTACTGCAGCCACAGTCCACTGACCTGA